In the genome of Streptomyces sp. SAI-127, the window GGGCCCGCAACGCCGGGTGGATCATGCTCCTGATCGGCATGGCCGCCGTCATCACGTACGGCCACGAGATGGAGCAGCTGCCCGCCGGCGTCGTCGGCTCCTGCCTGGACCTGGCGGCCAAGGGCCTGTGGTGGCTGATCATGGGCCTGGACCGTGTGAAGCTGGACGCCGGCGTCGCCCACTGGGTCACCGAGCAGGAGCAGGAGATGGCCGGCCGGTACCTGCTCGGCATCCGCCTGCGTCGCCTCAACCGGCGCGCCGTCCAGCTCCACGCAGGCGGCCCGGAGTTCCAAGCCGCCCAGGCGATCATGAGCCAGGCCACCGGACAGCCCCAGCAGCTCCCGGCCGCGGACATGTCCGGACACGCTGTCCCGGTGTCCGCTCCGGTGTCCGGACAGACCCCGGCCCAGGCCCCGATGCCGGTGTCCGGACAGGTCCCGGACCCGTCCGGACCGCCGCCCTCGGCGCCAACCCCGCCCCCGGCCGCGCCCACGCCTCCGCCCTCGGCGCCCACTGTGCCCCCGGCCGCCCCTGTGCCGCCGCCTGCCGCTCCCGCGCCGCCCGTACCGCCGGTCACCCCGGCGGCCACCGGCGCATCCGGCAGCAGCGAGCAGGGCGGCGAGGAGGAGCAGCCGGAGGAGCAGGGCACGACGGGCACCCCGCCCAACCTGCAACCCGTGGGCCCGCTGTCCATCGCCGCCGCCGTCCGCCAGGCCCGCACCGAGGACCCGGACCAGACCGACGCCCAGATGGTCGCCCGCGTGCTGATGCTGCGCGGCGGCGACGACAACGGCGACCGCGTCAAGTTCACCGACACCGTCCTGCGCACTCGCCGCCGCCAGGAGAACCCGCCCGCGCGCCGCAAGAAGACCCGGAGCGCCTGATGCGCGGTGCCGTCCTGCTGGCCGTGGTCGCGGTCGCCGCTTACTGCTGGCTGCGCTACCGCCCCGGAGCGACCTCGAGCGACCGCCGCCCGGCCGGCTCCCGCCCGGGCGGCCGTCCGATCCAGGGCGCGGGCGCCTCGGCGGACACCCACGCACGGGAGCTGCGCACCCCGCTGGTGCGCCTGGCCACCGCGGCCGGGATCCACACCCGCGCGGAGGCCCGCGCCCGCAACTTCGCGATCGGCGCCGAGGGGGAGCGGTACGTCGCCGAGCTCCTGAAGCCCCTGACCGGGGAGGGGTGGGTGTTCCTCGCTGACTGCGCCCTGCCGCGCGGGGAGGCACAGGTGGACCTGCTCGGCATCAGCCCGCGCGGCCTGGTCGTGAACGTGGACCCGAAGAGGTGGGACCGCCGTTTCCGCCTGACCGTGCGCGGCAACCGCCTCCTGCACGGCACCAAGGACGTGTCCGAGCGCATGCGCGGCCTGGCCTACGAGACGCGCACCGTCGCCGCCCTGCTGTCCGTACCGGTCGTGTCGGTGGCCGCCATGGTCGGCCCGATGCTCCGCGGCACGATCCTGCGCTTCCGCGGCATCCGCCTGGTCCCGGCCGAGGACGTCCCCGAGCTGCTGCGTGCCCTGGACCGCAAGCACCTGACCACCATCCCCGCCGGCCGCCTGGCCGACACCGCCCGGCGGCTGCTGCCGCCCAAGACCGGAAAGTGACCATGCTCAGCAACCTTGACGTCCTGATCCTCGGCCTCCTCGGCTGCCTGTTCATCAACCCCCGCCGCTTCAAGACGGTATGGCGCGCCCTGCTGGCGGCGTTCGCGTGCGGCATTGTCACCGCGGCCGTCTACCTGCTGGTGGCCCGCCCCCTGCTCGCCCGCATGGCGGAGGCGCTGGGATGACCGCCGGACCGGACGAGCGGCTGCGCGTCATCCCCGGCGGCGGCCCCGAGACCGAGGCAGAGGCGGAGGCCCGTATCCGGGCGGAGCTGCACCGCCGCGGGCTCGGCCCGGGCGGCCCGGCCTCCTCGCCGCCGCCCATGCCCTCCCGACCGCCGCGTGTGCCCGCGCAGCCGGACGCCGCCGACGTCGACCAGGAGCCGGGGGAGGAGCCCGAGCAGGCCGCCCCGGCCAAGGCCCTTAACGACCGGCTGGTGGACTGGTGGAGCGCGCACAAGCCCCACCTGGCCGACGACGACGGCGACGACGGCGAGGAGGAGCCGGACGACGACGGCGAGGAGGAGCCGGCCGCGCGCGGCCCCCGCCCCCACCGCGGACGCGTGTCCAAGCGCCCCGCCAAGGACGACGACGAGGACGGCGACGGCGACGAGGACGAGGACGAGCCGGACGACGAGGACGCCAAGGGCAAGAAGTCCAAGAAGGGCAAGGGCAAGAAGGGGAAGCGCAAGAAGGGCAAGGGCGACGAGAGCGAGGAGGGGCCGCGCTGGTCCCGGCCCGTCCTCGGACGCCCGCCCGGCCTCCCGGCCGAGAAACACAACCTGTTCACCTGGTGGCGCGGCATGGAGCCCCACACCAAGTGGCTCATGTACCACGGCACCGGCCTGGGCGCCGGCCTCTACTTCGGCGTACCGGCCTACGGCTACGAGGGCCACCGGTTCATCGCGGACAACCCCGCCGGCGACCTGGAGGTGTGGGCCACCTGGGGCCTGCTCGTCCTGCTGCTCATGGCCGACTACCGCGTCCGCAACCTGTTCCCCCCGCTCGCCTGGGCCGTCCGCGCGCTGTCGACGTCCGTCATCGTCGGCGCCCTCTGGTACGGCACGCCCCTCGCCGACCTCGACCTCTGATCTGGAGACACCACCCCATGGACATGCACCTCGGTATCGGCGGCGTCGCCCTGGGCCTCACCATCGCCCTGTGGTTCGGCACCACCAAGGGCGGTAAGCACAGCCTCACCTGGGGATGGACGCTGTTCCTCGCCACGGTCGCCGGCTGCGCCTACAAGGCCGCCGGTGAGCCGTTCTCCTGGATCTCGGACCTCATCATGGACGGCGCCGGCATGGCCGGGGGAGTCATCCCCAAGGTGACCGCCGCCGGTCTCTGCATGGCCCTCGTGCTGATCGTCCTGTTCGCCAAGAACTCCCTGCGCAAGGTGGCGTTCCTCGGCATCGCCTTCACCACCGTGGCCGCCGGCGCGGACGCTGGTCCCTTCCACTTCCTGGCGCAGCGGATCGAGATCATCGCCATGCACTGGGCGTGATGCAGATGACCTCCGCCCTGCACCTGGTCCCCGACCCCGACGACGAGACCCCGCCGCCCGATACGGCAGGGGAGAAGCACCCCACCCCCGAGCCCACCCCAGCGGCCCCGGCCGTCGAGGAGGAGCCGGGGGAGGAGCTGCACGACGCCGACGAGGCAGACGAGGAGCCGGACGACGAGGTCGGCGAGGACGACGAGGAGCACGAGGAGCCCGCCCCCCGGCGGGTCCTCGCCATGCCCGACCTGCGTCCGTACGCGGACGTCACCGCCGTCCCCCAGGTCATCAGCGCTGGCGTGGAGGCCACCCGCCGCGCCCGCGCCAATCGGGCCGAGCGCCGCAAGGGCCGGCCCCGGCGGCTCCTGGCCATCGCTGTGGACGTCGCTGCCGGAACCGTCCTGCTGCTGCGCCACGGCGTCGCCTGGCTCGGCGGCGACTACGGACCGGCCAGCGTCAAGGGCCCCGGCCGCATCGGCCTGGCGTTCCTGGGCGGATACTTCGCCTACCGCACCGTGGACACCTGGCCCCTGTACGGCACCACCGGCCTGGCCGCCGTCTGGCTCGGCGCGGCTCTGGGGGAGCGGCACCGCCAGCGCGCCGAGGCTGCCGAGGACGTCAAGAAGAAGACCAAGGGCAAGGCGGGCAAGAGCTCCCCCAAGGCCGCCGCCAAGGACGCCGAGGACGGCGACCAGGAGGCAGCCGAGAAGACCCCCGCACGCCGCTCCTGGTGGTCCCGGATCACCTCCCCCGGAGAGCCGGACGAGGCGCCCGCCGACACCCCCGAGAAGGACGCCGGCGACTCCCCCGACGAGGCCGCCGACGAGGGCGAGGAGGAGGCCCCCGCCGAGGCTGCTGCAGAGCCCCCCGCGCCTCCCTCCCGGGAGGTCATCGCGGGGGCCCTCCACCAGCTCTACCGAGGGGGTAGCGGGGTGCTGCTCACCACCCTCCGCCAGCACCTCTCACAGCCCCACACCCGGGCCGTCCGGGAGGTGCTGGGAGCGGCCGGTATCCGGGTGCGGGAGGGGGTGCGCACCCCGGGCGGGAATGGGCCCGGCGTCCACACCCACGATTTCCCGCCGCTGCCCCCCTCTCCTGACCCCTCCCCTGGAGACGTTGTTTGCGCAGGTGAGAGCACCAACAACAACAATGCCAACACCGAGAGCGACCCCCAGAAGGGGTTGGATGCAGACGGCACCTACTGGCCTCCGGGGCGGCCCTACTACTTCGAGCCGGACCCCGCCAACCCCCACGGCACGCGGATCGTCTACCCCCGCGAGCCGTAGCGCGCGACCGTTCGACCCCGGGCGCCCGCCGCTCGAACTGACCGAATCGGGGGCAACCTCACGCCCCCGATCCGTCCCGAACGGTTCCCTCCAGGGCTGGTGATCGGTCACCATGGGGGCACAGACCGTAAGGAGGACGGGGGCCATGAAGAGGTACCGCTGCGACGACTGCGGAAGCACGTCCACGGTGTGCGTGACGGACGGCGCGTACTGGACCGAGGCCCGCCGGCACCGCAACATCGCCCACGCCGGCCTCATCCCGGACGGCGAGCGCGCCATCTACGTGCCCGTCGCCAACCTCCTGGACATCCCGCGCGGCCAGGCCGTCGCCTCCGCGATCCTGTTCGTCGTCATGGTCGCCGCGGTGTTCATGCGCTGACCCCGGCCCGCTCCCCCGGGCACAGCACAGGGCCGCACCGGAACTCTCCGGGTGCGGCCCTGTCTCGTACGCGCGCCGGCGTCGCCGGTCCCCCAGACCCGTGGGGCCGGCGCTACTTGGTGGTGCGCTTGGCGCCCTTGATGGAGCGCACGGTGGGCTGCCGCTTGCGCGGGACGTCGAACTCGCGGGCGACCTGGCGCACGTACTCCTCGGTGAACGGCAGGACGTCCGCCACCTGCTTGTTGGTCGCGTCCGGGTTGTTGAGGAGGTCGGAGGCTACGGCAGCGCGCAGAGCTTCGCGGCTCCGCTTCAGCGCCCTCTCGGCATCTGCCACGGCCTTGATGCCGGCCATCACGTCATCGCTGGGGGTGTACTGGCTCATGGCAGCAGGGTTACACAACTCAGGTTGGCCAAGCAAGTCCCCGCGCGGCGAGCCGCACGTAAGGGGCGTGATCTGAGTTCGCGTGCCTCATGTTGGCCAACTTGACTTGGCCAACAATGCTTGGGTAACTTGTGTGACGCAGGCCGGGCGAACGCCCCGGCCGCGGCACCAGGAGGTCCCGATGGCGAGCACCACCCCCACCGCCCCCGCTCAGGTCGGCAAAGGCCAGGCCGTGCACTACGTCCGCAAGGACTCGTTCCACTCCCACACCATCGGCTGCGGGCGCCTGGTGGCTACGGAGCTGACCGAGCAGCAGGCCGCCGGCCGCAAGGCGTGCGGACCCTGCAAGCGCGCCCTGGAGGCCCTGACCGCCGAGCAGCCGGCCGAGCAGGCCCCGGCCACCTCGGCCGAGGACGCCCGGGCCGCCAAGATCGCCGACATCGAGCGGCGCGTGCACCCCGTGGAGGCCGACACCGTCACGGCCGCCACCATGTTCGACCCCGAGCTGACCTACTACGCGGACGGCACCCGCGTGGTCATGCGTGCCAAGGACACCGAGCGCACCGGCACCACCTTCGGGAAGGCCGGGAGCGGACTGCCGAACGTGTACGCCTACCAGGCCGTGCGCTGGGACGACGGCGACGCCGACCTGATCGCCCCCCACGTCCTCCACCGCGCCGACCAGGACGCCGAGGCGCACCGCCAGGAGCTGGTGACCGAGGTCGCCGCGCGCACCCTCGTCCTGTCCGCCCACGCCACCGCCCACAGCTTCCAGCCGGTCGACCAGCCGGACGGCGAGCGCATCGCCTGGACGTTCCGCACCGGCAACGGTGCCAGCGCCCGCTACCGCTGGGTGTCCACCCGCAACGTCCTCAGCGACGGCAACGGCAGCGAGTACCGGTGGCAGGCCGAGCAGGCCGCCCGCCTCGCCCGCCGCACCGGCCTGGACGACGCCCCCATGGCTGAGCACATCGCCCTGGTGACCGCCGAGCCCACCAAGACCCTGGAGCGCATGGCCGCCGCCCTGGACCAGGACACCGTCTACGCCAAGGAGGTGGGCCCCGGCCGCTGGGAGGTCAAGCGCGGCGGCACTTTCATGGGCACCGTCCACGACGAGGGCGCCCGCATGCGCCGCGGCCGTTACGCCGCCTGGGCCCCGTACGCGGAGCGCCGCGACGGCCAGGTCGGGTTCCACCACGACCTGGACGCCGCCCGGGACGCCGTGGCCAAGGCGTGGCCCGTGGAGGTCGCCGAAATCGCCGGCGAACTGGGCGCGCCCGCCTCCCGCGTGCTGGAGGTTGCCGAGCAGGTCGCCCAGGAGTGGAAGCCCGAGGGTCGCCGCGCCATCCTGCGCGCCGAGGCATACACCGGCACGAACAGCCGGGTGACCCAGGCCGCCGCCGACGAGATCCGCCAGCGCCTGGAGCTGCCGGACCACGAGCAGGCCGCCCGCGCCTGACCTCCCGCCGGCCGCCGCCCCGCCCCGCCTCCGGGGGCGGGGCGCCGCCGTATCCAGGGCCTGGGACGCGTGACACTCCCGACTTTCTCTATCCAACTTGACTTGGCCAAGGCGAGTTGGGTAAGTTATGGGTTGTCAGGACGGGCAAGGGGCCCGGACGGAACGGAAGGACACGCCATGAACGCCACCACCACCACCAGCCCGGCCCAGGTCGGCAAGGGCCGCACCGTCCACCAGGTGCCCACCGGCGAGATGGTGACCCTGTGCGGCAGCACCGCCACCAGCCTCCTGGCCGCCGCCGAGGCCCAGAAGGGCAAGGCGTGCGCCAAGTGCACCAAGATCGCCGCCCTGCGGACCGCCGAGGCCGCCCCCGAGGCGCCGGCCGCCGAGGAGACCCCCGCCGCCGAGCAGGCGCCCACCGAGGCCGCCCCGGCCGTGGAGGCCACCCCGGTGTGGCGCACCCTCAAGGGCGCGGGCACCGACGGAGCGTTCATGATCTACGGCGACCTGCACGAGGCGCGCGGCAAGCTGATCTTTACCTCCTGGGGCACCGCGAAGCAGATCAAGGGCCAGCCGTACACCTTCACCCGCCAGTGGAGCGGCAACCGCGGCTTCAACCGCTACCTGGAGGACACCGAGGGCCGCACCGTGGAGTTCAACGGCGGCATGGCCACCAGGGTCTGGATGGTGGACGGCATCCCGGCCCCGGCCGCCGACGTCGCCGAGCAGGCCCCCGCCGACGAGCAGGAGGCCCCGGAGGTCCCGGCCGTCCAGGAGGCCACCGAGGTGGACGACGCCCCCGCGGAGGTGGCCGAGCCGGCCGAGGCCGAGGAGGCCCCGGAGGCGGACGACGCCCCCGTCGAGGAGGCTCCCGAGACCGAGGACGCCCCGGCGGAGCCGGTCCAGGTGACCGCCTACACCGCCGCCCTGGAGGCCCTGCACATCAACGGCAAGGACAACGACGACCGCACCCTGACCCTGGACGCCTCCACCGTCCAGGAGACCGTGGCCGCCATGCGCCGCATGCCCCGCTGGAACGCGGCACAGGAGCGGTTCACGGTCAACAAGGTGGCCCTGATCGTCGCCCGCAGCGCCGAGGGTGAGCGCGTATGGGTCCGCGGTGAGGCCGCCCCGATCCGGGTGGACTTCGCCGGTAACCCGATCGCGGAGGACGCCCCCGCCGAGCCCGGCACCGTGGACATGGCCGCCGTGCTGGCCGCCACCCGGGTCCTGCGCCGCCGCGCGGAGGTCCAGCGGGTCATCGCCAGCCGCACCGCGAGCACCCCGGCCGAGGCGCCCACCGCCTGACCGACCGGCCCCGCCCAGGACGCCCCGCCCCCGCCAGGGGGACGGGGCGCCGGCAGTTCCGGGAGGCGACACGCGACACTCCCGAACAGCTTGGCCAACTTGACTTGGCCAACGTGAGTTGGGTAAGTTATGGGTTGTCAGGACGGGCGAGGGGCCCGGACGGAACGGAGGGACAGCGCAATGAACATCACCGCCAAGGCCGCGCAGCAGATCGCCCGCCTCGTGGACGCCGAGGACGCCCTCACCGCCGCCCGCCGCGAGGAGGCCAAGACCGCCAAGGCCGCCCAGCGCGCCACCGACCGCGCCAAGGCTGCCCGCGCCAAGGTCGCCCCCGCCCGCGCCGAGCTGCGCAAGGCCGAGCGCACCGGCAAGGGCCTGGCCGCCGCCACCCGCCGCCTGACCGCCCGCATGGCCAAGGCTGCCGACCTGGAGCAGACGGCCCGCGTCGCCCGCCACCAGGCCCGCCTGGCCGCCCGCGCCGCCCGCGCCGCCGCCCGCCGCCTGGACCGCCTGGCCCTGCGCGCCGCCACCACGGCCACCCGCATGGTGGGCGAGGTCGCCGAGCGCATGGGCCGCCACACGGCCACCGCCCCAGAGCAGGACAAGACGCTGCCGGTGGAGGAGCTGCCCGCCGTCAAGGAGATCGAGGCCCACGCGGACCGCTTCAAGGCCCTGGACGCCGACGCCAAGGCCACGGCCAAGCTGGCCGACGCGGAGAAGAAGTGGCTGCGCCGCCTGCCCGTGGGCGTGTACGGCCGCGTGACCGTCACCCGCACCAACGGCGGCACGGTCATCGACGCCGACCAGGTCGCCGTGGCCTACCTGGACAACGGCCTGGGAGTGCCCCCGCGCAAGGCCCGCAAGGACACCTTCAAGGTGGCCCTGGCCGAGGCCCCCGCCGTGGAGGTCGCCGAGGACGTCGCCCTGGTCCTGACCGCCTGACCCACCCCCCCAACCCGCCGGGCCCCACCCGGGGCCCGGCCCCACCGAAGAAACGGAGCCCCCCATGGCCGCCCAGACCCGCCCCGCCCCCGCCACCACGACCGAGCAGGCCCCCGTCCTGTGGCGCGGCGCGACTGTGCCCAAGAGCCTCGCCGCCGACTGGGACGGCGAGACCGCCGCCGCCTGGCGCCGCGACGTAGCCCGCGCCCTGGGCTACTACGTCCCGCCCACCGGCTGACCCACCCCGCACCGCCCTGCCGGGCGCACCAGGCGCCCGGCCCCCACCGAAGAAACGGAGCACACCCCATGTCGATCCTGCCGCGCCACACCCCCCAGGTTCACCTGGACGCCCTCACCGAGGAACTGACCGCCGCCGGCATCACCCTGGGCCCCGTCAAGCCAGGCACCCGCGTGACCCGCATCGTGGACCACGGCGGCATCCGCTGGGAGCTGACGTTCCTCGGCAGCCGCTACGGGTGGGCGCTGCGCGGCCCCGGCGTCGAGCACGGCGTGGGCGTGGACGCCCCCGAGGCCGCCGAGCGCATCGCCGCAGCCGCCATGGACGCCGACGAGCCCGGCATCCCCGCCCCGGCCACCTGGCGCGGCGTGCCCGTGCCCCAGGAGTACGCCACCAGCTGGGACAGCCCGGCCGCCGTCGCCTGGCGAGACGGAGCAGGCGTCGCCCTGGCGGTTGCCGGCCTGCGCGCCGCCGCCCAGGGCGACAGCTGACCCCACCCCGCACCGCCCGGGCCGGGCGCACCCGATAGGCGCCCGGCCCGCTCCCCCCTGGAGAGGAACCACCGCCATGGCCGCACCCGCCCTGTACGGAGTCGCCGCGCGCGACGTCACCACCGGCGACCTGCTCACCTGCGACTCCGTGTTCGACCTGGCGGACCTGCCCGCCCTGCTGGAGGACTACCGGATCCGCTACGAGGACCGGGCCGACGTGCTGATCGACCTGGACACCACCCCCACCGCCCCCCTGCCCACCCCGCCTGACCCGCAGGGGTGAAACTGCCTCCCACCTGCCACAACCCCTCTTGCCCAACTTGACTTGGGCAAGAGGGGTTGTATAGCGTTCGGGGTGTTGGACCGCACCACCAAACGAAGGAGCCCCCATGGCCATGAACCCGATCCCCAGCACCCCCACCGTGGCGATCGCCCGGGAGCTGCGCCGCCTGGGCCTCAAGCAGGGCAGGGGCGGCGACTTCACCGTGGCCGGCGACTACGTGAACGGAGAGCGCCGCTTCACCTACGTGACCCTGTACCGCCGGGAGGCGGAGGTCCTGGTCGCCGAGCGCGCCGACGAGATCGAGGAGCGCACCGCAAACGGCCCGTTCCCCTTCAAGGTGAGCGTGCGCTACATGGGCGACCGCCCGGTCGCCAGCATCCACAACGGCGCCGCCGAGCGCGTGAGGGAGCTCCCGGAGTCCGCCCGCACCGCCGCCGACGAGCAGCCGGCCGAGGAGGCCCCCGAGGCCCCGGCGGCGACCGAAACGGCCGACGCCCCGCAGGCCGCCGTCGAGGTGGACCCCACCGACTGGCGCGCCGAGCAGGCCGCCCGCGCCCTGGCCTGGTCCAGCAAGCACGCCGCCGCCGTCCGGGCCGCCGTCGACGGCCACCTCCTCCGCGACGAGGACGGCACCCCCCGCCTGGTCGCCCGCCCCGGCCTGGCCGGAACCCCCATCGCCGCCGGCCGCCTCATCCCCCTGGAGGCCGCCGGGTACCTGGTTCACGGCGACGCCGACGAGCACGGCCGCCGCCCGATCCTGGCCACCGCCGACGCCCGCCGCGCCCTGGCCCTGTGGGACCACTTCCAGCCCGCCCCCGTGGAGCGCGGCCGCAAGCAGGAGCACCAGGCCCTCCCGCCGCTGCAGGGCGGCGAGGAGCACCAGCGGCGCGCCGCCAAGTTCCGCGCCGAGCAGGCCCAGCGCGAGGTGGAGCGGGAGTGGCTCTACGCCGAGCTGGAGCAGCGCCACGCCGCCGAGGCCCTGGAAGACCGCTGCTGGGACGCGTGGGCCCGCGTACAGGACATCACCCACCGCCTCGGCCGCAAGGTGCCCGCCGGGTGGGCGCCCACCGAGGAGGAGGCGCAGCTCCACAGCCTGGACCCGGAGATCGTGGCCCTGCTGCGCCAGCGCGCCGCCGAGGCGGCCGAGCAGGCCCCCCGGGACACCGACACCGCGGCGGCCGTCGACGGCCCGCAGCAGGCCGAGCAGGCCCCCGCGCAGGGGGAGCTGTGGAACGGCCGCCCCGGGCCGATCCCCGGGCCCGGCGTGGTCGAGCCCGGCATGCACGTGGAGTACCTGCCCCCGTTCCGCCCGGGCGCCCGCACCCGCCACTGCCACGGCGGCACGATCGTGAGCGTGGGCACCACCTGCGTGCGCTGGAGGCCCTACAAGTGGCACCAGGACGTGCGCACCCCGCTGGAGCACATGCGCATTGACCCCAACATGCACGTCAACCAGCGGGAATGGGTGCGCCGCATGGCCGCCGACCTGGACGCCGGGCGCAAGCTGACCCGCCATCCGGAGTGGACCGTGTGGAGCCTGGCCCAGCACCTGGAGCACGCCGCCGAGCAGGCCGCCGCCGCGGCAGCCCTCGAGGAAGCACCCGCCCCGGCCGAGGCGCCCGCCCCCCGCGTGGTCGTCATCCCGTGCGGAGGTGCCAAGCAGGCCCAGGCCGCCCCGGCAGGGGAGCTCTACACCGGCGGGTATCACCGGGCCTGCCGACGCGCTGCTGACGCCCTCACCGCCCAGGGCGGCACCGTCCTGGTGCTCAGCGCCCTCCACGGCCTGGTGCCCCTGGACCAGGTGCTGGAGCCGTACGACGTGCGCATGGGTCAGCCGGGCAGCGTCACCCCGGCCCGGCTGGCCGAGCAGGCCCGGGCCCTGGGCGTGGACCAGGCCGCGGACGTCACCGTGCTGGGCGGCGCCGCCTACACCGCCGCCGCCCTGACCGTGTGGCCCGAGGCGGCCACCCCGCTGGCCGGCCTCGGCGGCATGGGCTACCAGCTCCAGGCCCTGGCCGCCATCGCGGCCGGGGCCGCACCCGCCTCCCACCTGCCGGAACGCGACATCCGACCCGTTGACCAACTTGCGTTGTCCAAGTCGAGTTGTGTAACGTGTGAAGCACCGGGAAGGCGCAGGGCCCGACCGGGAAGGGAGACCGACCGTGTTCACCGTTGGCCAGCAGATCCGCACCACCGTCGACCTCACCGACACCGAGGCGTACGAGGCCGGCGACTGGGAGGGCGAGGAGATCGACGCCCCCGCCGGAACGCTGGGCACCGTCCAGGCCCTGCCGGACTCCACCAGCGGCTACGGGGTGCTCCTGTCCTGCGACCCGCACGACGTGCCCGCGGAGTACAGCGCGGACGAGATCACCGCCGCCTGACCCACCCACCCCCCGCCCCACCCTGGGC includes:
- a CDS encoding DUF6884 domain-containing protein, translating into MAMNPIPSTPTVAIARELRRLGLKQGRGGDFTVAGDYVNGERRFTYVTLYRREAEVLVAERADEIEERTANGPFPFKVSVRYMGDRPVASIHNGAAERVRELPESARTAADEQPAEEAPEAPAATETADAPQAAVEVDPTDWRAEQAARALAWSSKHAAAVRAAVDGHLLRDEDGTPRLVARPGLAGTPIAAGRLIPLEAAGYLVHGDADEHGRRPILATADARRALALWDHFQPAPVERGRKQEHQALPPLQGGEEHQRRAAKFRAEQAQREVEREWLYAELEQRHAAEALEDRCWDAWARVQDITHRLGRKVPAGWAPTEEEAQLHSLDPEIVALLRQRAAEAAEQAPRDTDTAAAVDGPQQAEQAPAQGELWNGRPGPIPGPGVVEPGMHVEYLPPFRPGARTRHCHGGTIVSVGTTCVRWRPYKWHQDVRTPLEHMRIDPNMHVNQREWVRRMAADLDAGRKLTRHPEWTVWSLAQHLEHAAEQAAAAAALEEAPAPAEAPAPRVVVIPCGGAKQAQAAPAGELYTGGYHRACRRAADALTAQGGTVLVLSALHGLVPLDQVLEPYDVRMGQPGSVTPARLAEQARALGVDQAADVTVLGGAAYTAAALTVWPEAATPLAGLGGMGYQLQALAAIAAGAAPASHLPERDIRPVDQLALSKSSCVTCEAPGRRRARPGRETDRVHRWPADPHHRRPHRHRGVRGRRLGGRGDRRPRRNAGHRPGPAGLHQRLRGAPVLRPARRARGVQRGRDHRRLTHPPPAPPWARVHPICTRTRPTHPRGHPPWPAAPLPPAPWTCSPAATAPPSPSWRPPSCSWP
- a CDS encoding nuclease-related domain-containing protein — translated: MRGAVLLAVVAVAAYCWLRYRPGATSSDRRPAGSRPGGRPIQGAGASADTHARELRTPLVRLATAAGIHTRAEARARNFAIGAEGERYVAELLKPLTGEGWVFLADCALPRGEAQVDLLGISPRGLVVNVDPKRWDRRFRLTVRGNRLLHGTKDVSERMRGLAYETRTVAALLSVPVVSVAAMVGPMLRGTILRFRGIRLVPAEDVPELLRALDRKHLTTIPAGRLADTARRLLPPKTGK